A stretch of Corallococcus macrosporus DNA encodes these proteins:
- a CDS encoding RluA family pseudouridine synthase, producing MKRRTFRAEGAHAGRVLVEAVAAELGLPAADVRRLVDVGAVYVAGRRARDGAVRLQPAQVVTVVLEEAGQSPLEAAKPAAPLRVLFEDADVIAVDKPAGLNAQPTEGRVGGSLVDMVSEHLGRQAGLVHRLDRETSGVTVFGKTAAATSALAEAFREGTARKRYLAATGPGLPSGGTVDLPLSKDPSRPGRWRATRAANGVPAWTDYRTLFAGDAFCLVELLPRTGRTHQLRAHLTALGTPILGDARYGGAGTAGSLTAPRCLLHAHALELGHPRTGRPLRLEALVPDDLRAFFDAAGVGIPEGAIGAAAAP from the coding sequence ATGAAGCGCCGGACGTTCCGGGCGGAGGGGGCGCACGCCGGGCGTGTGCTGGTGGAGGCGGTGGCGGCGGAGCTGGGGCTGCCGGCGGCGGACGTACGGCGGCTGGTGGACGTGGGCGCCGTGTACGTGGCGGGGCGTCGCGCGCGGGACGGGGCGGTGCGGCTTCAGCCTGCGCAGGTGGTGACGGTGGTGCTGGAGGAGGCGGGGCAGAGCCCCCTGGAGGCCGCGAAGCCGGCGGCCCCGTTGCGCGTGCTGTTCGAGGACGCGGACGTCATCGCGGTGGACAAGCCCGCGGGCCTGAACGCGCAGCCCACGGAAGGGCGCGTGGGCGGAAGCCTCGTGGACATGGTGAGCGAGCACCTGGGACGGCAGGCGGGGCTGGTGCACCGGCTGGACCGGGAGACCTCCGGGGTGACGGTGTTCGGCAAGACGGCCGCCGCGACCTCCGCGCTGGCGGAGGCGTTCCGCGAGGGCACCGCGCGCAAGCGCTACCTCGCGGCGACGGGACCGGGGCTTCCCTCGGGCGGGACGGTGGACCTGCCCCTGTCGAAGGACCCGTCCCGGCCGGGGCGCTGGCGGGCGACCCGCGCGGCCAACGGCGTGCCCGCGTGGACGGACTACCGCACGCTGTTCGCGGGCGACGCGTTCTGCCTGGTGGAGCTGCTGCCCCGGACGGGCCGCACGCACCAGCTCCGGGCGCACCTGACGGCGCTGGGGACTCCCATCCTGGGCGACGCGCGCTATGGCGGCGCGGGGACCGCTGGAAGCCTGACGGCGCCGCGCTGCCTGCTGCACGCGCACGCGCTGGAGCTGGGCCATCCGCGCACGGGCCGGCCGCTGCGGCTGGAGGCGCTGGTGCCGGACGACCTGCGGGCCTTCTTCGACGCGGCGGGGGTGGGCATTCCGGAGGGGGCCATCGGGGCGGCGGCCGCTCCCTGA
- a CDS encoding peptidase M3 — protein MDRPLLSVRSRLDDFLAELATLQYRYGAGLSPDLPVARLYASFPELSSPETFAAANEALARAKGKDDPVAVRRITLVRELIATQVEESLALRAADAVVALEARSHIPADDTTLSLAQALSQIPRESSRARRALLERGAGNFLWENRGPYGDRRDATLQAAEVLGFPDYPTLRQDVTGIDAGKLAVAAEETLKRTEDAYRDVLAYVLRKLEPTLRPLPGGEARRHDVQHGLRAPWLDAHFRREDTVPAVMRWLSDWGQHPEAGGRIRLDDEARPGKASRPFVAAVRVPHEIRLVLQPRSGMDALGDLLHELGHAWHLAHVDEDAPMELRRLGDASVTEAYAATFERLLLSPPWLKRYLGLPSGTTKDVVRMGAFQALAVLRRHCAKLSYELSLSTKGASADRADEYADGQRRALFAQPHPGFFLHDVDSQLYVTRYLRAWALETRLTAHLLERFNEDFWRNPAAFTWLKGLFARGGAADAEGLATEVSGTPLALPEAGARLVAILNQ, from the coding sequence ATGGACCGTCCCCTGCTCTCCGTCCGGTCGCGGCTGGATGATTTCCTCGCCGAGCTGGCCACCCTCCAGTACCGCTACGGCGCCGGACTCTCCCCGGACCTCCCCGTCGCGCGCCTGTACGCCTCCTTCCCGGAGCTGTCCTCGCCAGAGACCTTCGCCGCCGCCAACGAGGCGCTGGCCCGCGCGAAGGGCAAGGACGACCCCGTCGCCGTCCGCCGCATCACGCTCGTGCGCGAGCTCATCGCCACCCAGGTGGAGGAGTCGCTGGCCCTGCGCGCGGCGGACGCCGTCGTCGCGCTGGAGGCCCGCTCGCACATCCCCGCCGACGACACGACGCTGTCGCTGGCCCAGGCCCTGTCGCAGATTCCGCGCGAATCCAGCCGCGCCCGCCGCGCCCTCCTGGAGCGCGGCGCCGGCAACTTCCTCTGGGAGAACCGAGGCCCGTACGGAGACCGGCGCGACGCCACCCTCCAGGCCGCGGAGGTGCTGGGCTTCCCGGACTACCCCACCCTGCGCCAGGACGTCACCGGCATCGACGCGGGCAAGCTCGCCGTGGCCGCCGAGGAGACCCTCAAGCGCACCGAGGACGCCTACCGCGACGTGCTGGCCTACGTGCTGCGCAAGCTGGAGCCCACCCTGCGCCCGCTGCCCGGCGGCGAGGCGCGGCGCCACGACGTGCAGCACGGCCTGCGCGCCCCATGGCTGGATGCGCACTTCCGCCGCGAGGACACCGTCCCCGCCGTGATGCGCTGGCTGTCCGACTGGGGACAGCACCCCGAGGCCGGCGGCCGCATCCGCCTGGACGACGAGGCCCGCCCCGGCAAGGCGTCACGCCCCTTCGTCGCCGCCGTGCGCGTGCCCCACGAAATCCGCCTGGTCCTCCAGCCGCGCAGCGGCATGGACGCGCTGGGCGACCTGCTCCATGAGCTGGGCCACGCGTGGCACCTGGCCCACGTGGACGAGGACGCGCCCATGGAGCTGCGCCGGCTGGGGGACGCCTCCGTCACGGAAGCCTACGCCGCCACCTTCGAGCGGCTGCTCCTGTCCCCACCCTGGCTCAAGCGCTACCTGGGCCTGCCGTCCGGCACGACGAAGGACGTCGTGCGCATGGGCGCCTTCCAGGCCCTGGCCGTGCTGCGCCGCCACTGCGCGAAGCTGTCCTACGAGCTGTCCCTCTCCACCAAGGGCGCCTCCGCCGACCGCGCGGACGAGTACGCCGACGGCCAGCGCCGCGCCCTCTTCGCGCAGCCGCACCCGGGCTTCTTCCTGCATGACGTGGACTCGCAGCTCTACGTCACCCGCTACCTGCGGGCCTGGGCCCTGGAGACCCGGCTCACCGCGCACCTCTTGGAGCGGTTCAACGAGGACTTCTGGCGCAACCCCGCCGCCTTCACCTGGCTCAAGGGGCTCTTCGCGCGCGGCGGCGCCGCGGACGCGGAGGGACTGGCCACGGAGGTCTCGGGCACGCCGCTGGCGCTGCCCGAGGCGGGAGCGCGCCTCGTGGCCATCCTCAACCAGTAG
- a CDS encoding DUF2058 family protein: MQNLRDKLLKAGLVSEEQAKKSDAAPSAPRRQEDNRGSAPRAPAPRGRDENRTAGGPPRRDDRGGPPRREGGGGPPRGAGGPPRQGAGGPPRQGGGFRGPQGGFGAGSRPGAPAAEKPIPKLPPMPGSKAYQRAESKKQVELDRALRELVLGAQVPQEAGETAFYFMTRKGKLRRMELSPAQAKQLEDGELGVVERPEPAQIEHSLVPASVAEQMYALSAKAVRFFNRKENPVGFMNDEELKAQQAAEASGTATETPDEPEASAEGSEEGGESSEAPAGELSSEPSGEPTGEGGTQS; encoded by the coding sequence ATGCAGAACCTGCGAGACAAGTTGTTGAAAGCGGGCCTCGTCTCCGAGGAGCAGGCCAAGAAGTCCGACGCTGCGCCCTCGGCGCCACGGCGCCAGGAGGACAACCGGGGGAGCGCTCCACGCGCCCCGGCGCCTCGGGGACGTGATGAGAATCGGACAGCCGGAGGCCCGCCGCGCCGCGACGACCGCGGAGGTCCGCCGCGCCGTGAGGGCGGTGGCGGTCCGCCGCGCGGCGCCGGAGGTCCCCCGCGTCAGGGTGCCGGCGGTCCGCCGCGCCAGGGCGGAGGCTTCCGGGGTCCCCAGGGCGGCTTCGGCGCGGGCTCGCGTCCGGGTGCGCCCGCCGCGGAGAAGCCCATCCCGAAGCTGCCGCCCATGCCGGGCTCCAAGGCCTACCAGCGCGCCGAGTCCAAGAAGCAGGTGGAGCTGGACCGCGCCCTGCGCGAGCTGGTGCTGGGCGCCCAGGTGCCCCAGGAGGCCGGCGAGACGGCGTTCTACTTCATGACGCGCAAGGGAAAGCTGCGCCGCATGGAGCTGAGCCCCGCGCAGGCCAAGCAACTGGAGGACGGCGAGCTGGGCGTGGTGGAGCGTCCGGAGCCCGCGCAGATCGAGCACTCGCTGGTGCCCGCCTCCGTGGCCGAGCAGATGTACGCGCTGTCCGCCAAGGCCGTGCGCTTCTTCAACCGCAAGGAGAACCCCGTCGGCTTCATGAACGACGAGGAGCTCAAGGCGCAGCAGGCCGCCGAGGCCTCCGGTACCGCCACGGAGACGCCTGACGAGCCCGAGGCCTCCGCGGAGGGTTCCGAGGAGGGCGGCGAGTCCTCCGAGGCCCCGGCTGGCGAGCTGTCGTCCGAGCCTTCGGGCGAGCCGACAGGCGAAGGCGGCACCCAGTCCTGA
- a CDS encoding acyl-CoA dehydrogenase family protein, producing MPRADITDLFRIDDLLSAEEKAARDAVARFVDSEVLPIIGKHFRDGTFPAHLIPGLAELGVLGANLQGYGCAGMNTVSYGLVLQELERGDSGLRSFASVQGSLCMFPIHAYGSEEQKTRFLPGMAKGQLIGCFGLTEPDFGSNPGGMRARARKDGDTWVLNGTKAWITNGSIADVAVVWAKTEDGGPESVRGFLVEKGMPGFSAREIPGKFSLRASRTSELSFQDVRVPDRNVLPGVVGLKGPLSCLNNARAGIAFAVTGAAIACFEGAREYALSRTQFDGKSIAGYQLTQEKLADMLQEIVKAQLLSLRLARLKDEGRSSPVMVSLAKRNNVKSALDIARVARSIYGANGITDDYPPVRHMLNLESVFTYEGTHEVHTLVLGKAITGIDAFG from the coding sequence ATGCCCCGCGCCGACATCACCGACCTGTTCCGCATCGACGACCTGCTGTCCGCCGAGGAGAAGGCCGCCCGCGACGCGGTGGCCCGCTTCGTGGACTCGGAGGTGCTGCCCATCATCGGCAAGCACTTCCGCGATGGCACCTTCCCCGCGCACCTCATCCCGGGGCTGGCGGAGCTGGGCGTGCTGGGCGCGAACCTCCAGGGCTACGGCTGCGCGGGCATGAACACCGTCAGCTACGGCCTGGTGTTGCAGGAGCTGGAGCGCGGTGACTCCGGCCTGCGCAGCTTCGCGTCCGTGCAGGGCTCGCTGTGCATGTTCCCCATCCACGCGTACGGCAGCGAGGAGCAGAAGACGCGCTTCCTGCCCGGCATGGCGAAGGGACAGCTCATCGGCTGCTTCGGCCTCACCGAGCCCGACTTCGGCTCCAACCCCGGCGGCATGCGCGCCCGCGCGCGCAAGGATGGGGACACCTGGGTGCTCAACGGCACCAAGGCGTGGATTACGAACGGCTCCATCGCGGACGTCGCGGTGGTGTGGGCCAAGACGGAGGACGGCGGCCCGGAGTCCGTGCGCGGCTTCCTGGTGGAGAAGGGGATGCCCGGCTTCAGCGCGCGGGAGATTCCCGGCAAGTTCTCCCTGCGCGCGTCACGCACCAGCGAGCTGTCCTTCCAGGACGTGCGCGTGCCGGACCGCAACGTGCTGCCCGGCGTCGTGGGCCTCAAGGGGCCGCTGTCGTGTCTCAACAACGCCCGCGCGGGCATCGCGTTCGCGGTGACGGGCGCGGCCATCGCGTGCTTCGAGGGCGCGCGCGAGTACGCGCTGTCCCGCACGCAGTTCGACGGCAAGTCCATCGCCGGCTACCAGCTCACGCAGGAGAAGCTGGCGGACATGCTCCAGGAGATTGTGAAGGCGCAGCTGTTGAGCCTGCGGCTCGCGCGCCTCAAGGACGAGGGCAGGAGCAGTCCCGTGATGGTGAGCCTGGCCAAGCGCAACAACGTGAAGAGCGCGCTCGACATCGCGCGCGTGGCCCGGAGCATCTACGGCGCCAACGGCATCACGGACGACTACCCGCCCGTGCGCCACATGCTGAATCTGGAGAGCGTCTTCACCTACGAGGGCACCCACGAGGTGCACACGCTGGTGCTGGGCAAGGCCATCACCGGCATCGACGCGTTCGGCTGA
- a CDS encoding DUF1028 domain-containing protein: MKTYHRGLLTASCLLFASTSALAAAPAGINPRILGTRAIVACDAVEKSCGVASISFPSGISGLVPYGRPDVAVASMFYPSVDDAEAVIARTDAGDTAQAAIDYVFTVDPYADYRQLAAVKLNADGTITVGQQTGAESALQRCAVKGATFVVQANNQTTATMCDAMATGFQKATGSLPQRLLASLKAGARVGGDNNGERSGVIRVWSSENEAVFYTKVLADAVVHGSRNALRELDVEMNRYQAGVAAPYASDLIPLDKETTKVVKRVLHKLGYYRGRMDSTWNDAAEQALYDFNWNNSFFLKPTVLVDGQRKIDGPLVNFLRDADLEALAPAKH; encoded by the coding sequence ATGAAGACCTACCATCGTGGTTTGCTGACCGCTTCCTGTCTGCTGTTCGCGTCCACGTCCGCGCTGGCCGCCGCGCCCGCCGGCATCAACCCGCGCATCCTCGGCACGCGCGCCATCGTCGCGTGTGACGCCGTGGAGAAGTCCTGCGGCGTGGCCAGCATCTCGTTCCCCTCGGGCATCAGCGGCCTGGTGCCCTATGGCCGCCCGGACGTGGCGGTGGCCAGCATGTTCTACCCCTCGGTGGATGACGCCGAGGCAGTCATCGCCCGCACCGACGCGGGCGACACGGCGCAGGCGGCCATCGACTACGTTTTCACCGTGGATCCGTACGCGGACTACCGGCAGCTCGCCGCGGTGAAGCTCAACGCCGACGGCACCATCACGGTGGGGCAGCAGACGGGCGCGGAGAGCGCGCTCCAGCGCTGCGCGGTGAAGGGCGCCACGTTCGTGGTGCAGGCCAACAACCAGACCACCGCCACCATGTGTGACGCCATGGCCACGGGCTTCCAGAAGGCCACGGGCAGCCTGCCGCAGCGGCTGCTCGCGTCGCTCAAGGCGGGGGCCCGGGTGGGCGGCGACAACAACGGCGAGCGCTCGGGCGTCATCCGCGTCTGGAGCTCGGAGAACGAAGCGGTCTTCTACACGAAGGTGCTCGCGGACGCGGTCGTGCACGGCAGCCGGAACGCGCTGCGCGAGCTGGACGTGGAGATGAACCGCTACCAGGCGGGTGTCGCGGCGCCGTACGCGTCGGACCTCATCCCGTTGGACAAGGAGACGACGAAGGTCGTGAAGCGCGTGCTGCACAAGCTGGGGTACTACCGGGGCCGCATGGACAGCACCTGGAACGACGCCGCCGAGCAGGCGCTGTATGACTTCAACTGGAACAACAGCTTCTTCCTCAAGCCCACCGTGCTGGTGGACGGTCAGCGGAAGATTGACGGTCCGCTGGTCAACTTCCTGCGTGACGCGGACCTGGAAGCGCTCGCGCCCGCGAAGCACTGA
- a CDS encoding DUF1028 domain-containing protein → MKTFHRGLLAASCFMFMSTSALAAAPTGKANPRLMGTRAIVACDAVEKSCGVASISFPAGISGLVPYGRPDVAIATMFYPSVDDAEAVLARVDAGNTAQQAVDYVFSVDPYADYRQLAVVKLNPNGTITVGQQTGAQNAPQRCAVKGANFVVQANNQTTATICAAMATGFQQAQGSLPQRLLASLKAGAAVGRDNNGERSGVIRVWTSENESTFYTKVLADAVVHTSRTALKDLEVEMNRYQASIAAPYASDLIPLDAETARVVKKTLYAAGYYNGVVDGTWNDAAEAALDAFNWNTLFFLKPTVVVNGQRKIDAPLVNYLRNVDPKALVLGGE, encoded by the coding sequence ATGAAGACCTTCCACCGTGGCCTGCTGGCCGCTTCCTGCTTCATGTTCATGTCCACGTCCGCACTGGCCGCGGCCCCCACGGGCAAGGCCAATCCGCGCCTCATGGGCACGCGCGCCATCGTCGCGTGCGACGCCGTGGAGAAGTCCTGCGGCGTGGCCAGCATCTCGTTCCCCGCGGGCATCAGCGGCCTGGTGCCCTACGGCCGTCCGGACGTGGCCATCGCCACCATGTTCTACCCGTCGGTGGACGACGCCGAGGCGGTCCTCGCGCGCGTCGACGCGGGCAACACGGCCCAGCAGGCGGTGGACTACGTGTTCAGCGTGGATCCGTACGCGGACTACCGGCAGCTCGCCGTGGTGAAGCTCAACCCCAACGGCACCATCACCGTGGGCCAGCAGACCGGCGCGCAGAACGCCCCGCAGCGCTGCGCGGTGAAGGGCGCCAACTTCGTGGTGCAGGCCAACAACCAGACCACCGCCACCATCTGCGCCGCGATGGCCACGGGCTTCCAGCAGGCCCAGGGCAGCCTGCCGCAGCGGCTGCTCGCGTCGCTCAAGGCGGGGGCCGCCGTGGGCCGCGACAACAACGGTGAGCGCTCGGGCGTCATCCGCGTCTGGACCTCGGAGAACGAGTCGACCTTCTACACGAAGGTGCTCGCGGACGCGGTCGTGCACACCAGCCGGACCGCGCTGAAGGACCTGGAGGTGGAGATGAACCGCTACCAGGCGAGCATCGCCGCGCCGTACGCGTCGGACCTCATCCCGCTCGACGCGGAGACGGCGAGGGTCGTGAAGAAGACGCTGTATGCAGCCGGATACTACAACGGTGTCGTCGACGGGACCTGGAACGACGCCGCTGAAGCGGCGCTGGATGCCTTCAACTGGAACACGCTCTTCTTCCTCAAGCCCACCGTGGTGGTGAACGGCCAGCGGAAGATCGACGCCCCGTTGGTCAACTACCTGCGCAACGTGGACCCGAAGGCGCTCGTGCTCGGAGGGGAATGA
- a CDS encoding SDR family NAD(P)-dependent oxidoreductase, protein MANETTKTVVVTGASRGIGRAVSLAFAREGYDVWALARSAESLESLRKDGGERIRSITVDVADESALLAACKTVLAAGTPRVLVNNAGITVSAPLTKTSTADLAKVMAVNVTAPFVLCRELMPAMASAGGGRVINIGSITATRGAKYTSAYCASKHALLGLTRALSVEYARKNVTVNIVNPGWVETDMFAGATAAITKTTGRSEEQAREALAGMSAMGRIIQPEEVAAMCLFLASEAAAPITGAAYAIDGGEAA, encoded by the coding sequence ATGGCAAACGAGACGACGAAGACCGTGGTCGTGACGGGCGCGAGCCGGGGCATTGGCCGCGCGGTGTCCCTGGCGTTCGCGCGCGAGGGCTATGACGTCTGGGCGCTGGCGCGCTCCGCGGAGTCGCTGGAGTCGCTGCGCAAGGACGGCGGCGAGCGCATCCGCTCCATCACGGTGGACGTGGCGGACGAGTCCGCGCTGCTCGCGGCGTGCAAGACCGTCCTCGCGGCGGGCACGCCCCGCGTGCTGGTGAACAACGCGGGCATCACCGTGTCCGCGCCGCTGACGAAGACGTCCACGGCGGACCTGGCGAAGGTGATGGCCGTGAACGTGACGGCGCCGTTCGTGCTGTGCCGCGAGCTGATGCCCGCCATGGCGTCGGCGGGCGGCGGCCGCGTCATCAACATCGGCTCCATCACCGCGACGCGCGGGGCGAAGTACACGTCCGCCTACTGCGCGTCGAAGCACGCGCTCCTGGGGCTGACGCGCGCGCTGTCGGTGGAGTACGCGCGCAAGAACGTCACCGTGAACATCGTGAACCCGGGCTGGGTGGAGACGGACATGTTCGCGGGCGCGACGGCCGCCATTACGAAGACGACGGGACGCAGCGAGGAGCAGGCGCGCGAGGCCCTGGCCGGGATGAGCGCCATGGGGCGCATCATCCAGCCGGAGGAGGTGGCCGCGATGTGCCTCTTCCTCGCGTCGGAGGCGGCGGCGCCCATCACCGGCGCGGCCTACGCCATCGACGGCGGCGAGGCGGCGTAG
- a CDS encoding methyl-accepting chemotaxis protein, translating into MTLSLAARLTAALTAVVIALTLLTVTVMGLSLRSRVESEMASTLTRDATRWQALQEQELRVLAELGHVAVANPAFTRAFTQGRSEAATLLNEQRALLGVDLLVLVGVDGTVIASTGGQDLPELPGLPKVVRQQGQVLLPATGAPLLAVSQPVLVQGAPVGFLVVGEELGAEDLKRLGAGSEHLEALLHVGPKLVAQSLHAAQAPVLLDASQGVTDGAEVDVGGASLHVSRVQVGEGLELVLARGAQAEWARMRGTLMAVLGLGLLVALLAGGGVFLLVRRMMAPLGALTAAAARVVAESDFSGTLDIHSHDEIGQLATSFREMMARLRAVLLALKNSAQELEATALELANSASDQNLAVTRQAAALHQTQIAARQLQESSRAAAQRATGVLREAEKAGAVGQAGESAVAGSVGGLTHIRSQVERISNTVSELRQRTRQVGDITGTVKDLADQSNVLALNAAIEAARSGEAGRAFAVVARQMRSLADQSATATARVQSILGDIGRAISEAVQTSEGGTREVEGGLDQARAAGESLRALAAVIQNNSVSVKSIADMVSQQDAGIAELFAALSDLTRLADETVERVATSAVAAARLTTASHEVTNIVEQYRL; encoded by the coding sequence ATGACGCTCAGTCTTGCCGCGCGCCTGACCGCGGCCCTCACCGCCGTGGTTATCGCCCTGACGCTGCTCACCGTGACGGTGATGGGGCTGTCGCTGCGCTCGCGCGTGGAGTCCGAGATGGCCTCCACCCTGACGCGGGATGCGACGCGCTGGCAGGCGCTGCAGGAGCAGGAGCTGCGGGTCCTGGCGGAGCTGGGGCACGTGGCGGTGGCGAACCCCGCGTTCACGCGGGCCTTCACCCAGGGGCGCTCGGAGGCGGCCACCCTGCTGAACGAGCAGCGCGCGCTGCTGGGCGTGGACCTGCTGGTGCTGGTGGGGGTGGACGGGACGGTGATCGCCTCCACGGGTGGGCAGGACCTGCCGGAGCTGCCGGGCCTTCCGAAGGTGGTGCGTCAGCAGGGGCAGGTGCTGCTGCCGGCCACGGGCGCGCCGCTGCTCGCGGTGTCGCAGCCGGTCCTGGTCCAGGGCGCGCCGGTGGGCTTCCTGGTGGTGGGGGAGGAGCTGGGCGCGGAGGACCTGAAGCGGCTGGGCGCGGGGAGCGAGCACCTGGAGGCGCTGCTGCACGTGGGCCCCAAGCTGGTGGCGCAGTCGCTGCACGCGGCCCAGGCGCCGGTGCTGCTGGACGCGAGCCAGGGCGTGACGGACGGCGCCGAGGTGGACGTGGGCGGCGCGTCGCTGCACGTGTCGCGGGTGCAGGTGGGGGAGGGGCTGGAGCTGGTGCTGGCGCGCGGCGCCCAGGCGGAGTGGGCGCGGATGCGCGGCACGCTGATGGCGGTGCTGGGGCTGGGGCTGCTCGTGGCGCTGCTGGCGGGCGGGGGCGTCTTCCTGCTGGTGCGGCGGATGATGGCGCCCCTGGGCGCGCTGACGGCGGCGGCGGCGCGCGTGGTGGCCGAGAGCGACTTCAGCGGCACGCTGGACATCCACTCGCACGACGAGATTGGCCAACTGGCCACGTCCTTCCGGGAGATGATGGCGCGGCTGCGCGCGGTGCTGCTGGCGCTGAAGAACTCCGCGCAGGAGCTGGAGGCGACGGCGCTGGAGCTGGCGAACTCCGCGTCGGACCAGAACCTGGCGGTGACGCGGCAGGCGGCGGCGCTGCACCAGACGCAGATCGCCGCGCGGCAGCTCCAGGAGAGCTCGCGGGCGGCGGCGCAGCGGGCGACGGGCGTGCTGCGCGAGGCGGAGAAGGCGGGCGCGGTGGGGCAGGCGGGCGAGTCCGCGGTGGCGGGCAGCGTGGGCGGGCTCACGCACATCCGCTCTCAGGTGGAGCGCATCTCCAACACGGTGTCGGAGCTGCGGCAGCGCACGCGGCAGGTGGGCGACATCACCGGCACGGTGAAGGACCTGGCGGACCAGTCCAACGTGCTGGCGCTGAACGCGGCCATCGAGGCGGCGCGCAGCGGTGAAGCGGGCCGCGCGTTCGCGGTGGTGGCCCGGCAGATGCGGTCGCTGGCGGACCAGTCCGCGACGGCCACCGCGCGCGTGCAGTCCATCCTGGGAGACATCGGCCGCGCCATCTCCGAGGCGGTGCAGACGAGCGAGGGCGGCACGCGCGAGGTGGAGGGCGGCCTGGACCAGGCGCGCGCGGCGGGAGAGAGCTTGCGTGCGCTGGCCGCGGTCATCCAGAACAACAGCGTGTCCGTGAAGAGCATCGCGGACATGGTGAGCCAGCAGGACGCGGGCATCGCGGAGCTGTTCGCCGCGCTGAGCGACCTGACGCGGCTGGCGGACGAGACGGTGGAGCGCGTGGCCACGAGCGCCGTGGCCGCCGCGCGCCTCACCACCGCGTCCCACGAGGTCACCAACATCGTGGAGCAGTACCGCCTGTGA
- a CDS encoding PP2C family protein-serine/threonine phosphatase: MRFECAGQTHIGRRPHNEDAYCVLPERGLFVVADGLGGQEGGEVASQCVVDTFAGFSDRLDRDRDGTWPDAVDPSRSREENYLAACTALAQRTLRVRRVGKLKEMASTVVALAVGERFAAVAHVGDSRLYRLREGRLESLTRDHSLIEELRAAGREPPGNPANLRHLITRALGTENAEPTLQRLETQPGDVFLLCSDGLYEPLGPEVLQEQLRAHSAQAACDALVTAAYEAGGRDNITAVVLRVAA, from the coding sequence ATGAGATTCGAATGCGCGGGGCAGACGCACATCGGGCGGCGGCCGCACAACGAGGATGCGTACTGCGTGCTGCCCGAGCGGGGGCTGTTCGTGGTGGCGGACGGGCTGGGAGGGCAGGAGGGCGGGGAGGTCGCCAGCCAGTGCGTGGTGGACACCTTCGCGGGCTTCAGCGACCGGCTGGACCGCGACCGCGACGGCACCTGGCCGGACGCGGTGGACCCCTCGCGCAGCCGCGAGGAGAACTACCTGGCCGCGTGCACCGCGCTGGCCCAGCGCACCCTGCGCGTGCGCCGCGTGGGCAAGCTCAAGGAGATGGCCTCCACGGTGGTGGCGCTCGCGGTGGGGGAGCGCTTCGCGGCGGTGGCCCACGTGGGCGACAGCCGCCTGTACCGCCTGCGCGAGGGCCGCCTGGAGTCGCTCACGCGCGACCACTCGCTCATCGAGGAGCTGCGCGCGGCAGGACGCGAGCCGCCCGGCAACCCGGCCAACCTGCGCCATCTCATCACCCGCGCCCTGGGCACGGAGAACGCGGAGCCCACCCTGCAGCGTCTGGAGACGCAGCCCGGGGACGTCTTCCTGCTGTGCTCGGACGGGCTGTATGAGCCGCTGGGCCCGGAGGTGCTCCAGGAGCAGCTGCGCGCGCACTCCGCCCAGGCCGCGTGCGACGCGCTCGTCACCGCCGCGTACGAGGCCGGTGGCCGCGACAACATCACCGCCGTGGTGCTGCGCGTGGCGGCCTGA